The DNA window GACAGAGACTTTCCAATATCACCCACAAAATCATTCCCCTTAAAATGCTTACAATGGgggaaataagtattgaacacatcaacattttgtccagtaaatgtatttccaatgaaGCCATTCAAGTGAAATTTGCACCAGACTTTGGTATTAACTGGTATTAAATCCAgacaaaaaatctaaacattaaagtccatatgtaaataaagttatgtgtaataaagtggaatgacataggaaaaaagtattgaacacactaactgaaattaattaaatacttAATGGGCCCTCTTGTGAATCTGGATCTTCAGATGCTTCCACAAACGTTCAATTGGGTTTAAGTCAGGTGATTTACTGGGCCATTCCAACAAGttgattttctttctctgaaaccaaTTGCGAGTTTCCTTtgctgtatgctttggatcgttgtcctgctggaaggtccACCCACGTCTCATCCTCAGCATCCTGGTGGATGGCTGCAGGTTCATCTCAAGAATCTCTCTGTACATGGCTCCATTCATTGTTCCTTCAATGATATGAAACAGCCCCACACCATgatacttaataataataatgcattttatttatagtgcactttacatttggagaccaaatctcaaagtgctacatggtaaaaacagggaataaaacacccaatggcatgtataaaatataaaaactaagaaaaggcTTTAGTAAAgaggtaggtttttttttttcttttaaaagcatcagtggtctgcggtgctctcaggtagtcagggagggcattccacaggCGGGGAGCAGCCGAGCAGAAGGCTCGGTCGCCCATGGTGCAGAGCTTGGTCTTGTGAGGACAGAGGCGGTTGGTGTTGGCAGAGCGAAGGTTTCGAGTGGAGGGTTCTGGGGTGAGGAGTTCTTTGAGATAGCGGGGGGCATTTCCATAGATGCACTGATGGGTGAGAagggatattttgtattcagtccgggaggtgatggggagccagtgaagtgagtggaggatcggtgtgatgtggtcgtacttacgcactctcatcaggatcctagcTGCGCTGTTCTGGATATATTGGAGCCTCAGGAGGCTCTTGCTAGGGATCCCGATGAGAAGTGCgttacagtaatccagcctggaggagacaaaggcatggacaagtttttctgcatctgggagggtgagtgtgggacggAGTTTAGCAATGTTCCTGAGGTGGAAAAAGGAGGTTTTGCACAGGTGTTTAATGTGGGCCTCAAAGTTTAGGTGGGGGTCACTTTTCACACCCAGGTTGGTGACTATGGATGACAGGGGAAGGACTTGACCGGAGAAAGAGATGCTGGTAATGGAGGATAAATGAATCTGATGGGGGGTGCCAATTAGGATGGCCTCGGTTTTGGAGCTGTTGAGTTGTAGGAAGTTTGATTTCATCCACGCCTTTATCTCCTCCAGGCAGATGGTGACGGCGGAGCTGcagaggggggtgagtcagtcttaaggtacagttgtgtgtcatcagcatagcaatggaaggAAATTCCATACTGGCTGATGACACGGCCGAGGGGGAGCAAGTAGAGGGTGAAGAGGACGGGGCCGAGGACGGATCCTTGGGGGACACCACAGGTGACAGGAAAGAGACGTACTCGGTTCTGTCGGAGAGGTATGATTTGAACCAATTCAGAGCAAAGTCAGAGAGGCCGATAGAGTGTAGACGGTTAAGGAGGATGTGATGGTCAATGGTGTCAAATGCTGCGGTTAGGTCAAGCAGGATGAGGAGTGAAGGGGAGCCAACATCAGCCGTCATCAACAGGTCATTAGTGACCCTGACtagtgctgtttcagtgctatggGCGGTGCGGAAGCCAGACTGGAACTTCTCTGCAATGTTATTGAGTTGGAGATGGTCCTGGAGCTTccacctccaaacttcactgtTGGTATAGTGTTATTCGGGTGATGTGCAGTGccatttctcctccaaacatggtgtgttgtgtgacagccaaaaagttcaattttggtctcacctGACCAGAGTACATGCTCCCAGTAGTTCACTGGCTTGTCcaaatgttgtttggcaaactttaACAAGCTTCAACATGTCTTTTTTTCAGTAGTGGAGTCTTGCGGGCTGAGCGTGCACAGAGGCCATGGCGGTGGAGTGCATTGCCTACTGTCCTTTCTGTCACACTTTCTGGAGCTAGAGCTACTCTTCTAAGTATCCTTCTGACTACCTGATCAGAAATCTTGCGAGGAGCTCCTGTGCGTGGCCGGTTGATGGTGGAGTGATGTTGCTTCCACTTACAGATAATGCCCCCAATGGTGCTTACTGGAAGATTCAGAAGATGTGAAATACGTCTGTAGCCAATTCCATTTTGATGTTTTGCAACAATCTGGTTGCGAAGGTCTCGAGAGAGCTCTTTACTTTTACCCATCATTAGATGTTTCTTGTGTGGCACCTtggtaacaaaaaaaaccctttcatAGCCCATCAATATATTCTAACCCAGCTGACATTAATTGGCACAGATTGGAGGTAGAGTTGCCTCCTAATTAGTTATGGTTCCTTGCCTTTCCTTGCTGTGGTGTCCTGCTTTTTCttagtgtgttcaatacttttttcctgtttcattccactttattacacataactttatttacatatggACTTTAATGTTTAGATTTTTGTCTGGATTTTAATACCAAATATACCAAAGTCTGGTGCAAATTTCACTTGAATAGGctcattggaaatacatttactggacaAAATGTGTCAATACTTATTTCCCCCATTATATCTCCGGAAACCATATGGTGCTCCATATCATAGATTCCCCTCATTCCTCTATTGTCCTGGGTCACCAGAAAGGCATGAGATTTTGGGCTGGAGCCCATTCTGTTTAGCTCATTGCCTTTGCCAAGCTCACACTCCTGTTCCGAGAAGTAATCCCGAGAAAGTTCCTGATCTTAAAGAGATCCCTTCCGAGTACCTGGGCCTGAAAGAGGTCTTCTGTAAATCCCGATCGACCTCCTTTGCCTCCTCACCGGCCCTACGACTGTGCCATCAACCTCCTTCCGGGAACCACCTTGTCCAGGGGGCGCCTGTTCTCCCGATCCTGTCCTGAGACCGAGATGATGGAGAAATACCTCGGTGAGTCCCGGGCTGCAGGAATTATTTGTCCCTCATCTTCCCCTGCTGGAGCAGATTTCTTCTTCATGGGCAAGCAAGACGGTTTGCTGCACCCATGTACTAACTTCCGAGCCCTGAACGACATCACAGTCAAGAACCGCTATCCTCTCCCCCTCATGGCCTCAGCATTAAAACAACTGCAAGCGGCTACTATATTCACCAAACTGGATTTACGCAAATTTGTTTTTGTCTACCGAGACAATATTCTTATCTATTCCAAGACCCGGGAAGAACACATCATACATGTTTGCAAGGTTCTTCAACGCCTGTTGGAGAATCGCCTGTTTGTCAAACCCAAGAAATGTGTATTTCACTGTTCCACAACCTCGTTCCTGGGTTACATAATATCGGCGGGCAACATCCGTATGGACCCCAAGTAGGTTACTGCTATAGTCGAATGGCCAAAGTCTGCCAGTCGCAAGGACCTACAATGCTTCTTGGGGTTTGCTAACTTCTACCACCGATTCATTCGCAACTACAGCACTATTGGCTTCGCCTCTCACTGCCCTCCAGCAAAAGATCCTTCATCTGGAACGACAAGGTCAACCAGGCATTCTTATCCCTTAAGGACTGATTCACCACAGCCCCTATCCTCATACACCCGGACCCCACCAGGCAGGTCATTGTCACGGTGGACGCATCCAACATTGGGATAGGGGCAGTCCTGTCACAACGATTTTCCTTTTGTCTGCTGTTGGGACCtcagtgagacgggtgcgtgggggttggacccaaaatgcacgactcagaaacaatggttagataaagtcccgtcagggctttattcgggatgaatcccaggagcgtagtcaaaacaagcaatgtccatacacgtagatccagccaaacaaatattaaacaaagaaaaaagcatggtgccgagggaagaggcaaactcgtagtcggtagacgtgcaggaaggtccggtagcaggagagctgtcagcggggcagatgtacaggcggacggcaggcagagtcgtagtcgagggcgatgcagaagtcgaaaccataaaacaatcagcgaggcaaaagtacaaagacggtaggcgaggacgtggtcaaaaacaaacaatggtcaacgaaacagaaatcaataaacaatagtcggtaaacaggcttggatctaaacgtgaatcaatcagaaaataatgctcgAGAAttgcgtagtaaactagaggcagacaatttcgcagtgaacagtagcgcgactgggatataaatgcaggtgtagacaggtgtagacaattagttagagcgtagcaaggaaatggaaaacaggtgcgatggatgacaagtttaacaaggtgattagtaatcgttagtaataaacctatcctgccctagcattagtaaattagtaaatgacatgcacgagaaacgtaaaacaattagggagtgaatgacagaaagagagagagagaaaaggcggaacgcaaggtttgcggaaagacatgtaaaagtgtatgtttaaacagtaaccagtctacgtaacaataaacataaatcaaaacataacacaaaacgaaactaagacgataaccattcaacataacaaggtaatataatcgtaacaaaacataactagacatgacgagaaaataaatcgtaacaagaaataaactaaacaacatgacgaacctagactaacataatacatgataagacaatacaagactaagacaaaatgaataaacataaaacatggcgggacagacctgaaacgtgacactcaGTACCATACATAACaagaattgaatgtgtaatgtttccactacatttgaaatattgaactaaaagctttTTATTCAACTGTAAGTCCATATCTGGTGGTATAATGGTGCTATAATACTTAACAGTTATTCCGCAGTGACATTGTCATTAACTTGTAATGTTTTGGGCAACATTTGTCACCCAGGGCTGTTAAGGAGTTAAAGTATACAATACACCTGgaaacaatttaaataatttcaatttaattcaataaaCAATCACTAAGCTATTGGTAACTCTTTTCTCAAACAACAACCCAATGATTTGAAATGGACAAACAACAGCTTGTCTATTTCAAGGAATTTGTgaatctgtggagagagaatTTTAATAATCTCTAACTTTAATAATCTCTGAAGAGTTTAACATTTGTAATTACTACACTGGTAGTTATGTATTTACAAGATAGGAGCAATATTGAACTACAGTATGGAAAGGGCATATTAGTGCAAGACCCTGCCTGTACTTATCAGAAAGTGAACTTTAGCACAGAGAAACAATTTGCACTGTCATCATTATTCAAGGACTCACGTGGAATGAGCTGGAACCTGTTTGCACTCATgaagaatatgaaataaaacactcagtgagaagtttattagatagacctatccaccagcttgttaatgcaaatatttaatcagccaataatgtgccAGCAAGTAAATGCTTACAAGCATCCAGacatggtaaagaggttcaactgtgtctcagaccaaatgtcagaatggggaagaaatgtgatcaaagtgatttgaccatggaatgactgttggtgtcagacagggtggtttgagtatctcagaaaaatctcttgggattttcatgcacaacagtcttgacagtttacagagaatggtactGAAAACTAAAAACATGGATAGGATatagcagcagaaaaaaaatctaataaataacaaataaagtgctcattctTTCAGTGTGTTAAAAGAAATGCTTTGAAAAGTTTGTGTTCGGTAATTGGCGTCCAAAACTGGTTCCTCCATGTTCCGCAAAAAGTGTTTCTTCTTAGTATGTCCCAGGAGCTTGTACTGTGGCACCAAATCAACCAATaggtgtcagggttgggaggtagtatcGGTcatgaccaccagggggctttattatttttattttttcaccttGTCCTTGTTAGTGCCAAGTGAGCCTTACCTCCGGAAGGTATTTAAGGCACGTGCTGACTAtcggtcgacgctttggtgtTCACTGTTTGCTCTGTCACCAAGCTGGTATGCACGCGGTAAGACTGTCTGTTATGAGTCAGGTATCATGCAGGTTCTGGTTTtctgtctcatttaaaaaagaaagaaaagggtaAGGAAGACGCTCAgcttgtttgtgctgtgtgcacGGCTGACGCCTTCCGTAAGgttctctgttttgttttgttttgatttataGCTTGTGTGAGCTtgcgggtgagggacgttgtccccggtatctgtatttttggtttgtgttttcctgagctgcgactcaaggttctttgttttctcgTCTAGTGTTTTATACGaggttgttcttttattttgtccccGGTCCGGGGTTTGTAGTGCTCGCTTAGCACTCCTTTTCGTTGGGTTGTTcaccctggtttttaagggttgctttattttctggtagacgttttttggggctgttccttttattttggtcggAGTTGTCTCcagacattttctgtttcctatACCTTCCGGGGTTTTGTGGCGAACACGCTTGTGTGTTTGCTTTaaagggattacccttagtcgctcttggctctccgccagtccccgacCTTACAATAGGGTCCTTATGCCCAGAGTCACTGGCCTCTCTTTGTGTACCTCCCCacagaacatacagtactgctTCCTTTTACTGTCCCATAGTACCATGCAAAAGggaatacagtatgtgttatgAATAGGACATTATTTGGTAATTACCCCTGGCCAAAATAACTTATGTTGGGCTAGGAGACAGCTGTGGAAAACCTTGCAAGACCTGGTTGTATGGACTGCTGCATAGAGCATGTCAGTGCACCAGTTCCTACAGCTTCTGAGGgaaatgggtaaaaaaaaaaatgccactCCACTTTTGGTCTCTGCAGGCCTCAGGAAAACATGAACCACAGTCAGGTGGAAGTCAGATGTGGTTGatttttgagtgaaaaaaaaatagtgGGGTTTCTAGAGTTCATGTCAGGACATTTTaggacaataaaaaaaaaggcgTGTACCAATCAAATGTAAACACTTCAAATAATGCAGTAATGTAGAACATCATTGTGAAAATCATGTGTCAAAACCGGGCTGGCATTATGAATAGTTATCTACTTAGTCAAACACAGAATGTGGTTTAACAGAGTTTAATAAGCAATATAAAGTTCAATTACACCAATAGCCTACAgattaatacaaatacaacttgGCATTTGATTAATcaaaaattgttattttcaacAATAGCTTCTTATTGGTAAAgcttttaatttatatttttaagcaGATAACAATCCAGTGCATTCAATCAGATTTAATTTTTCTTGTCCTGCAGCACAAAAATCTGATGATAGCAACAGCAGACAGCAATATAACAAACACAGCAGCCAGCAGCAGCGTTATAACATCCACAGAGTGGTAGGCATACCAGGGCATCCTGTAGGACTCTGTGCGCAGGTGAGCAGCACCTTTGTGTCTCATGACAAACTCAATCCAGAACATTGCACGGTCCAGTGGTTTCATTGGCTGGTCCAGATGCAGCCTGGAGAGTCTCTGCATGTTCATCCTGTAGGATGGTTCATGAAGCACTTCCTGTAAGGCCTGGAGGAAGTTGTCTTTGTTTAAAGTGCCTATATCAAGGATCTGAGCAGCTCCTCTTTTTTTTAGTCGAAGGAGGTTGTCGTATTGGTCAAAGAATAATGGAATTCCCAGTACTGGCATTCCATAGTAGATGGCCTCCTGAACTCCATTGGTTCCTCCATGTGCCACAAAGGCTCTGGTCTTTGGATGTCCCAGAAGATCATTCTGTGGCATCCATTTGACCAATAGGGTGTTGTTACCTAGAGTCTCTGGCCTTTTTCCTGTGTGCCTCCAGATGATCTTCTGAGGCAGTTGGGCAAAAGCAGCAGCTATCTCTACTGCTATATCATGAGGAAGGTGACCAACTAAAGTCCCCAGTGACATAATAATGATTCCATGTTCTCCAGAGCTCTGCACAAACTCCTCCAGGTCTTGGGGAAGAGGCTTAGCAGGCCTACACTGGAACCCTCCCATGTACACAACATTGGGCATTGTTGGGCGTGGGAAGTCAAAGACAAAATCATTTCTCATGAGCCATATATCTGTTCCCTGAATAAGAGTTTGTATATCGCATGGTGTTTCAAAGTATTTCTCGCACATACATTTGTAATGTGGCCCGATCACAAAGGACTGCTGGTATAGGATGATGCCATAGAACAGTACATTTCTCACCCTTTCAAAAAAGCTCATTTTATCAGAGAAGCCCGTTCCTGGAACTGGGATGTAGGATAAGGGTGAGGGGGCAATGGCGAAGTGGCCTTCCCCGCTAGTGATCCAGCGAACATTCATAACCAATGGTAGCTGAAGATAATGGGCCAATAGAACGCCTCCTGCTATGGCTGGGTCAGTGAGAAACATGTCATAATGAGCATCCTGCAGCCTTTTCACCAGCTCCTTATTTTCGAGAATATCACTAACCAATGTGCACATATTGAGATGCGCTTCAGAGATCATGGAGAAGAAGTTTATCTGCAGTTTGAAAAAAGTAGTTAGCGATCTTTTCCCTCGTTGCACTTCAATTAACTGAATCAAGAACTTCTCAAAGAAGGTCTTGTCTGTGCCAGCCGTGTCATGAAGGGTGATTGAAGTGTAGTGGGGAGACTTTTCTGTAATGTACCAGCTGCTGTCCCACCTTATCACAGTGATGTTGTGTCCCCTGGAGTGCATGTCCTCAATTAGTATCTTCATATTCACCCAGTGGCTTCCATCGATAGGTAAAATTAAAACATTCCCACTGTTACAACAAGACATGGCTGCTGACATTACTAGACCAATCCCAAGAATCCTCAAAGGTCTCCATGAAAGAATGGTCATggtcactgaaaaaaaaaaaaaaaaaaagtttaaaagaaTCTATTTGAACAGTATTTCCAATGTGTGTGTCTAATTATCTCACTTTTACAGTCTAACCATAAACAGATTGCAGCCACATTTAATTGGGATAACACTGTAAGTACTGTAATCTGTATGACACATATTTTCATGCAAAAGTTATTAGAACAGCTGTGTGAAATTGGTTATTTTTTCCTTGTAGGCAtactaatatttattttttattttgtatttatttcaaatgaatgaCCAAAATGAAGTGTCTGACCATGTCAGAGCTGAATGAATTTGAGTCTGACTTAAGGCCCGTGATCTGCTCCACAACTGGTTATGAGCTACAGTACTTCCCCAAAGATTGGTTGTGTGGACACCTTAATTTTGATTGTTGTACACCTATGGTTTTCCTATCATACACGTAaacaattattcatattttgtgaCTTGTATTTCGAGATATGTAAGACGGGATTTGTAGTTTTGCGATGCGTACAAGGCGTTGGGTTGTGTTTAACCTTTTAACCTCCTTCAATTTTGTGATTCGAAAAATACTCTTACTATTCACAAAATGTGTGGATTGATCTTGTAATTCACAAGATACGCTTACGATGCACAACACCCGTGTAAATAATATTGGCAATAAATTATCTCCATAGACTCTCAGAACCAAGAAAGCTTGGTATAGTGAGCACGAAAAGAAATTACAGCTTTTGTATTGGATCAATAGACGTATGCCATAAGACGTGAGGGTACAGTACCCGTATTCTGGACCCGCCCCATGACTGTCAAAAAGGAACAAAAGTTGTTTGTGTAGAGAagagaaaaacaagcaaaagcaGTAGTAGTTAACGGTAATAGTTTTCAGCACACATTCAGATTATATGCGCGCTCAAAACCTGGTTTTCTCCTCAAAGGCAACAATATTGCGCTCAAAGACGAGTTTTTCTCGTGCACAGATGCTGTAAAAATACATGCCAAAACAAATATGCATGTCTGGAGTTTGGGCTTGTCGGTTGCGTGCACAGCTTCTGGATTTCCAGGGGATACTATTGGCATTACTAGCATTAAGTCACATGATTCGCAAACAATAGACAACATTCCTTGTACTTGAAAAACGTGTTTTGTGCTTGCAATACAAACAAATTGTATTGGAAAACATGTCTCTATTTGTTTGATAGGCACATTTTGTATTTGCAGATATTGTGTGATACAAGTGTTTTGAATCATAGAGCATTTGGGAAAAAAACGTGTTCCTTTTGTATGCTAGGTTGTGGCAATAAGTTAGCTTCatataaaagcattttttaaaatcctttCTTGGCTCCATTTCATCacgagtttaaaaaaatatatgacttGTCTGATAATAAATATTTGAGAAACTACACTGCCATAGTCAGTAACAGATATGTGATATACATATGGTATATGCACTAGATGGCATGATATATGCaagaaataaacacagaaaatatgttCAAAATGCACTTACACTGGTTTAGAAATCCCATAATAGTAAAAGCTGGCATGAACTGATAATCCTGGGGCATCTGAAAACGTTTTGCAccggtttctgtgttgaactaTACATTTTCTTGTAACGGTGAGCAACAGACTTTGAGGGATGTTTGCTCCCATTTggtgggtgtgttgggggtgtagcCCGAATCAATAGCTTGTACCCTATGCTTTAAAGACCGGAGAACACCTTTTCAGATGCCATAGGCAGAAACTACTATGTCCGTTTCTGataaataaacgttttgctacATTTTGTCAGGGCTGAACGTGGCCCTGGCCTTCACGCTCGCGTCTTTATCAACGAGGAGATGTTTGTTCATGCATGAGTTCAAGTTCCAATCGTCCTCCTTATCTCAGACAAATCCTTGCACTGTTTTTGAATAGATGTAGATCatttacagtgccatgaaaaacgCTTGGCGGTGGTAGCTGCCGCtacctctattattgcatattttcctcacttaattatttcagatctttagacaaaatgcaatattagaCCATGGAAAACtgagtaaacagaaaacacatttttaaggcTAGCAGCaactccagctcctgctccacCCATTCCTGTTGACAGTTTCTCTGGATGTGACAGAGAAAAGGGTAACAGCCTGTACATGCTGCTTTCATGTCActtgaaacatgtttttatgctttaaaCTACAAAACCACAGATGCCCCTGAACAAAAACCTCTGGGGCCGATCAAATGTAAATTATGTGCTAAAGATGATATCATATGAGAAACTCTAGAAAGTTAACTCTGATGATAAGTAATGTCCATACGACATACAGTGCAGGAAAACTAATATTCCAGGTATCtgataattacattacagttacaattacacattttacacatttgtccagagtgatgtacagaaGTGGAGAACATAAGTGTAATGCTGCATGTGTTAAAAGTACTCATCTATTGAAAAATCAAACACAATGCAGTTCAACAGAGAGTTTAATGAGCTTTTTGCAATTCCACAAATTACCTACGGATCAGTACAAGTATAACTTAAACTATACAACTTATCCTGGCAGTTGTtcaattcaaaatatattttcacctataccttttatttttttaaactctgaAGTTATGTTTTTTAAGCCAATAAGAATCCAGTACATTcaatcagattttatttttcttttacatgcCGTGCAGCACAAAAATCTGATGATAGCAACAGCAGTCAGCAATATAAAAAACACAGCAGCCAGCAGCAGCATTATCACATCCACAGAGTGGTAGGCATACCAGGGCATCCTGTAGGACTCTGTGCGCAGGTGAGCAGCACCTTTGTGTCTCATGACAAACTCAATCCAGAACATTGCACGGTCCAGTGGTTTCATTGGCTGGTCCAGATGCAGCCTGGAGAGTCTCTGCATGTTCATCCTGTAGGATGGTTCATGAAGCACTTCCTGTAAGGCCTGGAGGAAGATGCTTCTGTCTATGTTAGCAATATCCACAATCGTAGCTGCTCCCCTAACTTTCATCCTAGAAAGGTTATCAGGCTGATCAAAGATCAGAGGAATGCCAACTATTGGAACACCATGGTAAATGGCTTCCTGAACTCCATTGGTTCCTCCATGTGCCACAAAGGCTCTGGTCTTTGGATGACCCAGAAGATCATTCTGTGGCATCCATTTGACCAATAGGGTGTTGTTACCTAGAGTTTTTGGCCTTTCTCCTGTGTGCCTCCAGATGATCTTCTGAGGCAGCTGGGCAAAAACAGCAGCTATCTCGACTGCTATATCATGAGGAAGGTGACCAACTAAAGTCCCCAGTGACATAATAATGATTCCATGTTCTCCAGAGCTCTGCACAAACTCCTCCAGGTCTTGGGGAAGAGGCTTAGCAGGCTTACACTGGAACCCTCCCATGTACACAACATTGGGCATCGTTGGGCGTGggaattcaaagacaaaatcATTTCTCATGAGCCATATATCAGTTGCCTGAAACAGTGAAAAGTATTCAGTTTCAGGCCCAAAATATCGTTTGCAAAATTCAGTATAATGAGGTTTTGCAACGACCGCAATCTGCCATAATCCAAAGAAATATGTTAGTATATTCTGCATACGTTGGGGAAAATTCATCTTGTCTGTTAACTCTGCTCCAGGAAAAGGAACAAAAGATAATGGTGTGGGAGCAATTGCAAAGTGACCCTCTCCATGTATAGTCCATCTTACATTGAAAACCAGAGGAAGTTTAAGACGATGAGCCAGCAGCACCCCACCACCAAACCCAGGATCAGTTAGAACAACATCATATTTAGCATCCATGACAGACTGCATTAACTCCTCATCGTCAAACATGTGGCTCATCATTTCACACAAATTTCTGTTCATCTCTGAAAACATATTCATAATTTCCATTTCAACACTTAAACGGGTCCAAAAAGAGGCTCCTCCTCTGCGAATTTGCAGTAAACTTGACACAAATGAACCGAAGACCTCTTCATCGAACCCCCCCGTGTTTTGGATGGTGATTGAGGTATAGTGAGGGGATGTTTCCTTTATGTACCAGCTGTTTGAGGCACGCACCACAGTGACAGTGTGGCCCCTGGAAACCAGCTCTTCAGTCAGGACTTGCATGTTCACCCAGTGGCTGCCATCCAATGGGAACACCAGCACATTCCCTCCATGTaccccaggcagagtgaagaTCAGGAGTGTAATTAAGATGAAGTCTGAGTGCTGCATCTTTCCACAGAATCTTTCCATTTATCCTGAAATATATAAACC is part of the Conger conger chromosome 15, fConCon1.1, whole genome shotgun sequence genome and encodes:
- the LOC133111292 gene encoding UDP-glucuronosyltransferase 2B17-like, encoding MSAAMSCCNSGNVLILPIDGSHWVNMKILIEDMHSRGHNITVIRWDSSWYITEKSPHYTSITLHDTAGTDKTFFEKFLIQLIEVQRGKRSLTTFFKLQINFFSMISEAHLNMCTLVSDILENKELVKRLQDAHYDMFLTDPAIAGGVLLAHYLQLPLVMNVRWITSGEGHFAIAPSPLSYIPVPGTGFSDKMSFFERVRNVLFYGIILYQQSFVIGPHYKCMCEKYFETPCDIQTLIQGTDIWLMRNDFVFDFPRPTMPNVVYMGGFQCRPAKPLPQDLEEFVQSSGEHGIIIMSLGTLVGHLPHDIAVEIAAAFAQLPQKIIWRHTGKRPETLGNNTLLVKWMPQNDLLGHPKTRAFVAHGGTNGVQEAIYYGMPVLGIPLFFDQYDNLLRLKKRGAAQILDIGTLNKDNFLQALQEVLHEPSYRMNMQRLSRLHLDQPMKPLDRAMFWIEFVMRHKGAAHLRTESYRMPWYAYHSVDVITLLLAAVFVILLSAVAIIRFLCCRTRKIKSD
- the LOC133111195 gene encoding UDP-glucuronosyltransferase 2A1-like, translated to MQVLTEELVSRGHTVTVVRASNSWYIKETSPHYTSITIQNTGGFDEEVFGSFVSSLLQIRRGGASFWTRLSVEMEIMNMFSEMNRNLCEMMSHMFDDEELMQSVMDAKYDVVLTDPGFGGGVLLAHRLKLPLVFNVRWTIHGEGHFAIAPTPLSFVPFPGAELTDKMNFPQRMQNILTYFFGLWQIAVVAKPHYTEFCKRYFGPETEYFSLFQATDIWLMRNDFVFEFPRPTMPNVVYMGGFQCKPAKPLPQDLEEFVQSSGEHGIIIMSLGTLVGHLPHDIAVEIAAVFAQLPQKIIWRHTGERPKTLGNNTLLVKWMPQNDLLGHPKTRAFVAHGGTNGVQEAIYHGVPIVGIPLIFDQPDNLSRMKVRGAATIVDIANIDRSIFLQALQEVLHEPSYRMNMQRLSRLHLDQPMKPLDRAMFWIEFVMRHKGAAHLRTESYRMPWYAYHSVDVIMLLLAAVFFILLTAVAIIRFLCCTACKRKIKSD